A window from Candidatus Latescibacterota bacterium encodes these proteins:
- a CDS encoding agmatine deiminase family protein encodes MTRRLALLAVFTLLSMIALAPAALAAMDVDGIEELLPREMSREEALHLSEYLEASGDRLATPPPLAPIRNVAEWEPVTGVLIRYPLGLPYDLLQDFDDNLTLHVIVSSASYDAAVSNMTANGVDMSHVQFLIKPNESIWTRDYGPWYVFDGNGDVGIIDHKYNVLSRPNDNLIPVHFAEQQGIPCYRHDMVHTGGNYMTDGAHIGCSTWKVYNEAWSYNAMPPQAVQQLMFDYYGIENYVVLDYIESGGIHHIDTWAKFLDEETVMVKDVPTSHATYNNLNQRAALLASLPSSTGRNYQVHRVYCYLVSSGPASYTNSLILNDHIYVPVFGDATYDEDAIAAFQEAAPGYTVQGYYYSGFLSDDALHCRAKGAYDVGMLRVAHVPILEQQEGAVTVSAMVRDHSNTGVSAVELHYRQNGGDWQVAAMHGIGGYEYKALILPPVSDGRTDYYIHAIDNSGRDEGMPRVEPAAWYSFDHLVGDLTAVEGVTPARPAALHANYPNPFNPTTKFSFTLLYADQVELTVFDPQGRLVRTLIDGLVPAGDTSVTWDGRDDAGQALPSGVYLYRLRAAGLQYSRPATLLK; translated from the coding sequence ATGACGCGTCGCTTGGCACTGCTGGCCGTGTTCACCCTTCTCTCGATGATCGCGCTTGCTCCAGCTGCCCTCGCCGCAATGGACGTGGACGGCATCGAGGAGCTGCTTCCCCGCGAGATGAGCCGGGAAGAGGCTCTCCACCTGTCGGAGTATCTGGAGGCGAGCGGCGATCGACTTGCCACTCCCCCGCCGCTCGCACCCATCCGCAACGTGGCCGAGTGGGAACCGGTGACAGGCGTGCTCATCCGCTACCCGCTGGGTTTGCCCTACGACCTGCTCCAGGACTTCGACGACAACCTGACTCTCCACGTGATCGTCTCCAGCGCAAGCTACGATGCTGCCGTGAGCAACATGACGGCCAACGGTGTGGACATGAGCCACGTCCAGTTTCTGATCAAGCCCAACGAGAGCATTTGGACGCGCGACTACGGTCCCTGGTACGTCTTCGACGGCAACGGCGACGTGGGCATCATCGACCACAAGTACAATGTGCTGTCGAGGCCCAATGACAACTTGATTCCTGTGCACTTCGCGGAGCAGCAGGGCATCCCTTGCTACCGGCACGACATGGTCCATACCGGTGGCAACTACATGACCGACGGAGCCCATATCGGTTGTTCGACATGGAAGGTCTATAACGAAGCGTGGTCCTACAATGCGATGCCGCCCCAGGCTGTTCAGCAGCTCATGTTCGACTACTACGGCATCGAGAACTACGTGGTATTGGACTACATCGAGAGTGGCGGCATTCACCACATCGACACCTGGGCCAAGTTCCTCGACGAGGAGACCGTGATGGTGAAGGACGTCCCCACGAGCCACGCCACCTACAACAACCTGAACCAGCGTGCTGCCCTGCTGGCCAGCCTGCCCAGCTCCACCGGCCGCAACTACCAGGTCCACCGTGTCTACTGCTACCTCGTCTCCTCCGGCCCCGCGAGCTACACCAACAGCCTGATTCTCAACGACCACATCTATGTACCCGTCTTCGGCGATGCGACCTACGACGAGGATGCGATCGCGGCCTTTCAAGAAGCCGCGCCGGGCTACACCGTGCAGGGCTACTACTACAGCGGCTTCCTGAGTGACGACGCATTGCACTGCCGCGCCAAGGGCGCCTACGACGTGGGCATGCTGCGCGTGGCGCACGTGCCGATCCTCGAGCAGCAGGAGGGCGCGGTCACGGTGAGCGCCATGGTCCGCGACCACAGCAACACCGGCGTCAGCGCGGTGGAACTGCACTACCGGCAGAACGGCGGCGACTGGCAGGTGGCCGCGATGCATGGCATCGGAGGCTATGAGTACAAAGCTCTGATTCTGCCACCCGTGAGCGACGGCAGGACCGACTACTACATCCACGCCATCGACAACTCGGGCCGCGACGAGGGCATGCCCCGCGTGGAGCCGGCCGCCTGGTACAGCTTCGACCATCTGGTCGGCGATCTCACCGCGGTGGAGGGCGTCACGCCCGCCCGCCCGGCGGCCCTGCACGCCAACTACCCGAACCCCTTCAACCCGACGACGAAGTTCAGCTTCACGCTGCTCTACGCGGACCAGGTGGAGCTGACCGTCTTCGATCCCCAGGGCCGCCTCGTGCGGACGCTCATCGACGGGCTCGTCCCCGCCGGCGACACCTCGGTGACCTGGGACGGTCGCGACGACGCGGGCCAGGCGCTGCCCAGCGGCGTCTATCTCTATCGCCTGCGCGCGGCGGGGCTGCAGTACAGCCGGCCGGCGACGCTCCTCAAGTAA
- a CDS encoding DUF4397 domain-containing protein, with amino-acid sequence MKKRLALLLPLLIVALAGCSDDDSNPMGMSTETTRLRVVHASPDAPAVDVYAEGVSTPLLSNVAYGDVSAYLDVDPGTVNVQIRAAGSGSSGAVLYETGPLTLIEGASVTAVAAGLYGSSDSADAFRVLALGEDFADPAAGMARVRIVHAGADAPTVALDVNNDGSAEVTDFARFADTGADGVALPAGQSLQVGVWAGSPLARVTAFTAPALADGGEYFLIATGLLGDLPRDEKGFALLAADASGGIGLVRQNPTVYALHAGADAPAVDIWAGGAVVIANLDFGELSAPLQLPPDAYTLAFSATGTSDVAASATTPTLAAGERYLAVASGLLSDASFTLLPLAEGFDMGGDVRVRVLHASPGAPSVDVGVVAGGFSAVPELSDLAFGESSAATGVALGSGPVTLGVAATGETDPVATFDLDARSGGRYFAVAAGLLGDTERPFRLLMVDSAVGPWTVNDVPAN; translated from the coding sequence ATGAAGAAGCGACTCGCGCTGCTCCTGCCGCTGCTCATCGTGGCGCTGGCGGGCTGCAGCGACGACGACAGCAATCCCATGGGGATGTCCACCGAGACCACGCGCCTGCGGGTGGTCCACGCCTCGCCGGACGCGCCGGCGGTGGACGTCTACGCCGAGGGTGTGAGCACGCCGCTCCTCAGCAACGTGGCCTACGGCGATGTGAGCGCCTACCTGGACGTGGATCCGGGCACGGTGAACGTGCAGATCCGCGCGGCGGGGAGCGGTTCGAGCGGCGCGGTGCTCTACGAGACCGGTCCGCTGACCCTGATCGAGGGCGCAAGCGTCACGGCCGTGGCCGCGGGGCTCTACGGGTCCTCCGACAGCGCCGACGCCTTCCGCGTGCTGGCCCTGGGCGAGGACTTCGCGGATCCCGCAGCCGGCATGGCGCGCGTTCGCATCGTCCACGCGGGCGCGGACGCTCCCACCGTGGCTCTCGATGTGAACAATGACGGCAGCGCCGAGGTCACCGATTTCGCGCGCTTCGCCGACACCGGCGCCGACGGCGTGGCGCTGCCGGCCGGGCAGAGCCTGCAGGTGGGCGTCTGGGCCGGCAGTCCCCTCGCGCGGGTAACGGCCTTCACCGCGCCCGCCCTGGCCGACGGCGGCGAGTACTTCCTCATCGCCACGGGTCTGCTCGGCGATCTGCCCCGCGATGAGAAGGGCTTCGCCCTCCTCGCGGCGGACGCGAGCGGCGGCATCGGCCTCGTGCGTCAGAACCCCACGGTCTACGCGCTGCACGCGGGCGCCGACGCCCCGGCCGTGGACATCTGGGCGGGCGGCGCCGTCGTGATCGCGAACCTCGACTTCGGCGAGCTCTCCGCGCCGCTGCAGCTGCCGCCCGACGCCTACACGCTGGCCTTCAGCGCGACGGGCACGTCGGACGTTGCGGCAAGCGCCACCACGCCGACCCTCGCCGCCGGCGAGCGCTACCTCGCGGTGGCCAGCGGTCTTCTTAGTGACGCCAGCTTCACCCTGCTGCCGCTGGCGGAGGGCTTCGACATGGGAGGCGACGTGCGCGTACGCGTGCTGCACGCCAGCCCCGGCGCGCCCAGCGTGGACGTCGGCGTGGTGGCGGGCGGCTTCAGCGCCGTGCCCGAGCTGTCGGATCTGGCCTTCGGGGAGTCCTCGGCGGCAACCGGCGTGGCGCTGGGCTCGGGTCCGGTGACGCTGGGCGTGGCCGCGACGGGCGAGACCGATCCGGTGGCCACCTTCGACCTGGATGCGCGCAGCGGCGGCCGCTACTTCGCGGTGGCGGCGGGCCTGCTGGGCGACACCGAGCGACCCTTCCGCCTGCTGATGGTGGATTCGGCGGTCGGCCCCTGGACCGTGAACGACGTGCCCGCGAACTAG
- a CDS encoding fasciclin domain-containing protein, with product MKQITLAALAALSLAAFGTPASAHCGSCGVTASTDHGHAKTHALKADAATPASILETAQAAGFSTLATAVEAAGLTDVLAGEGPFTVFAPTDEAFAKLPKGALDKLLADPEALREVLLYHVVPGKVTAAQVVKLKSAETASGKSLAISAKDGVTVAGAKVTATDVMASNGVIHVIDSVMLPN from the coding sequence ATGAAGCAGATCACCCTTGCCGCCCTCGCCGCCCTGTCCCTGGCCGCTTTCGGCACGCCGGCATCGGCGCACTGCGGCAGCTGCGGCGTGACCGCGAGCACGGATCACGGACATGCCAAGACCCACGCCCTGAAGGCCGACGCCGCCACGCCCGCCTCGATCCTCGAGACGGCCCAGGCGGCCGGCTTCAGCACCCTCGCCACCGCCGTCGAGGCCGCCGGCCTGACCGACGTGCTCGCCGGTGAGGGTCCCTTCACCGTCTTCGCCCCCACCGACGAGGCCTTCGCCAAGCTGCCCAAGGGCGCCCTCGACAAACTGCTCGCCGACCCCGAGGCGCTGCGCGAGGTCCTGCTCTACCACGTGGTCCCCGGCAAGGTGACCGCCGCGCAGGTAGTGAAGCTGAAGAGCGCCGAGACCGCCAGCGGCAAGAGCCTCGCCATCAGCGCGAAGGACGGCGTGACGGTCGCCGGCGCAAAGGTGACCGCCACCGACGTCATGGCCAGCAACGGCGTCATCCACGTCATCGACAGCGTGATGCTGCCCAACTAA
- a CDS encoding SDR family oxidoreductase, whose product MRAVDKDTVLVTGATGYIGGRLVPRLLATGRRVRCLVRDPGKLEGRDWTGHPALELVRGDAGDAASLDRALRGCSAAYYLIHSMVAAGEDYQQRDRELAHAFGAAAARAGLAQIVYLGGLGETGPGLSRHLNSRHEVADALASGPVPVTVLRAAMIIGSGSASFEILRYLVERLPVMITPRWVTTDAQPIAVRDALHYLVACLDTPATRGQTLDIGGPDVLSYRETMRLMAAARGLPRRLILPVPVLTPRLSSLWIHLVTPADHRIARPLAEGLRNRVVCRDDRAQQLMPAPLLTVDEAIRAALGKSEGGDPETSWLDAGPLPGDPDWTGGTVYLDERDRLVQASPEAVYAVITRIGGPGGWYAAQWLWRVRGLLDRLLGGPGLSRGRRHPDRLAYGDVLDFWRVTGLEPGRSVALRAEMRLPGEASLEFHLEDGPTPGTCVLRQQARFKPRGLLGLLYWWAVTPFHGPVFRGMVAAIARRAEA is encoded by the coding sequence ATGCGCGCGGTCGACAAGGACACGGTGCTCGTCACCGGCGCCACCGGCTACATCGGCGGACGCCTCGTGCCGCGCCTGCTGGCGACGGGCCGGCGCGTGCGCTGCCTCGTCCGCGATCCCGGCAAGCTCGAGGGCCGCGACTGGACCGGCCATCCCGCGCTGGAACTCGTGCGCGGCGATGCGGGCGATGCGGCATCCCTCGACCGCGCCCTGCGCGGATGTTCGGCCGCCTACTACCTGATCCACTCCATGGTCGCGGCCGGCGAGGACTACCAGCAGCGCGACCGCGAACTCGCGCACGCCTTCGGCGCGGCGGCGGCGCGCGCAGGGCTGGCGCAGATCGTCTACCTCGGCGGACTGGGCGAGACGGGCCCCGGCCTCTCGCGCCATCTCAACTCGCGCCACGAGGTGGCCGACGCCCTCGCGAGCGGACCCGTGCCGGTGACCGTGCTGCGCGCGGCGATGATCATCGGCTCCGGCTCCGCCTCCTTCGAGATCCTGCGCTACCTGGTAGAGCGCCTGCCGGTGATGATCACGCCGCGCTGGGTCACCACCGACGCGCAGCCCATCGCGGTGCGCGACGCCCTGCACTACCTCGTCGCCTGCCTCGACACGCCGGCCACGCGGGGCCAGACCCTGGACATCGGCGGACCGGACGTCCTCAGCTACCGCGAGACCATGCGCCTCATGGCGGCGGCGCGCGGCCTGCCTCGCCGGCTGATCCTGCCCGTGCCGGTGCTCACGCCGCGTCTGAGCTCCCTGTGGATCCATCTCGTGACGCCCGCCGACCACCGCATCGCCCGCCCGCTGGCCGAGGGACTCCGCAACCGCGTGGTGTGCCGCGACGACCGCGCGCAGCAGCTGATGCCTGCTCCGCTGCTCACCGTCGACGAGGCCATCCGCGCCGCTCTGGGCAAGAGCGAGGGCGGCGACCCCGAGACGAGCTGGCTCGACGCGGGGCCGCTGCCCGGTGACCCGGACTGGACCGGCGGCACCGTCTACCTGGACGAGCGCGACCGCCTCGTGCAGGCCTCGCCCGAGGCGGTCTATGCGGTGATCACCCGCATCGGCGGCCCTGGCGGCTGGTATGCCGCGCAGTGGCTCTGGCGCGTGCGGGGCCTGCTGGACCGGCTCCTGGGCGGGCCCGGGCTCAGTCGCGGGCGCCGTCACCCGGACCGGCTGGCCTACGGCGACGTCCTGGATTTCTGGCGCGTCACGGGACTCGAGCCGGGCCGGAGCGTCGCCCTGCGCGCCGAGATGCGTCTGCCGGGAGAGGCCAGCCTGGAGTTCCACCTCGAGGACGGCCCCACCCCGGGCACCTGCGTGCTGCGGCAGCAGGCGCGCTTCAAGCCCCGCGGCCTCCTCGGTCTGCTCTACTGGTGGGCCGTGACCCCCTTCCACGGGCCCGTGTTTCGCGGGATGGTCGCCGCCATCGCCCGGCGGGCCGAGGCCTAG
- a CDS encoding MerR family transcriptional regulator — MEARHPMGVVTSRTRLTPELLRAWERRYRAVSPWRSESGRRLYSDADIEKLQLLKRLVDAGRRISDVAAFDLDRLRDLDQQDRTARLEDTQRRSPSPAPVDADARDLLARALGAVEALDRRALEGVLGEGTVALSPVRLREALVLPLMKHIGDAWHTGGLRIVHEHMASSVIHAFLYAMQQKRPGSAQAPRLLAATLPGSRHELGALLAASVAAERGWDVTYLGPDLPAAEIAAAVHARQARAVAISAVFADDAALLQRELRWLRELAGEGVELFAGGEAARTQRGLLDELGIHFTASLLEFGEQLDGAR, encoded by the coding sequence ATGGAGGCACGGCACCCCATGGGGGTGGTCACCAGCCGTACGCGATTGACTCCAGAGCTCTTGCGCGCCTGGGAGCGGCGCTACCGGGCCGTCAGCCCGTGGCGGAGCGAGAGCGGACGGCGCCTGTACAGCGACGCGGACATCGAGAAGCTGCAGCTGCTCAAGCGGCTGGTGGACGCGGGCCGCCGCATCAGCGACGTCGCCGCCTTCGACCTGGACCGGCTGCGGGACCTGGACCAGCAGGACCGGACCGCGCGCCTCGAGGATACGCAGCGCCGCTCCCCGTCACCAGCCCCGGTCGACGCGGACGCCCGCGACCTGCTCGCCCGCGCGCTCGGCGCCGTGGAGGCCCTCGACCGGCGCGCGCTCGAGGGCGTGCTCGGCGAGGGCACCGTCGCCCTGAGTCCCGTGCGGCTGCGCGAGGCCCTGGTCCTGCCCTTGATGAAGCACATCGGCGACGCCTGGCACACTGGCGGGCTGCGCATCGTGCACGAGCACATGGCCTCATCAGTGATCCACGCCTTCCTCTATGCGATGCAGCAGAAGCGTCCGGGCTCCGCGCAGGCGCCGCGCCTGCTGGCCGCGACGCTCCCGGGCTCGCGACACGAACTCGGCGCGCTGCTGGCCGCCTCGGTGGCGGCCGAGCGGGGCTGGGACGTCACCTACCTGGGGCCCGACCTGCCCGCCGCGGAGATCGCCGCCGCCGTCCACGCGCGGCAGGCGCGGGCGGTGGCCATCAGCGCGGTCTTTGCCGACGACGCCGCCCTGCTCCAGCGCGAACTGCGCTGGCTGCGGGAGCTGGCGGGCGAGGGCGTCGAGCTCTTTGCCGGCGGCGAGGCCGCGCGCACGCAGCGCGGCCTGCTGGACGAACTCGGCATCCACTTCACGGCCAGCCTGCTGGAGTTCGGCGAGCAGCTCGACGGCGCCCGCTAG
- a CDS encoding DUF378 domain-containing protein, with the protein MKKIDVLATALLIVGGLNWGLVGLFQFDLVAALFGGSSAALARIVYALVGLAAVYQAASVRAIQRRWHVATAHA; encoded by the coding sequence ATGAAGAAGATCGATGTCCTCGCCACCGCCCTTCTCATCGTGGGCGGCCTCAACTGGGGCCTGGTGGGCCTCTTCCAGTTCGACCTCGTCGCGGCGCTCTTCGGCGGCAGCTCCGCCGCGCTGGCGCGGATCGTCTACGCGCTGGTCGGCCTCGCCGCCGTCTACCAGGCCGCGAGCGTGCGCGCGATCCAGCGCCGCTGGCACGTCGCGACCGCGCACGCCTAG
- a CDS encoding CPBP family intramembrane metalloprotease, whose amino-acid sequence MLHPDRLGARLRPWAIVLVVALCFILYELIQVPFYNRGPWWIAVGIGLSAGLGVFVPLFTLTRSLGIPFRAQFQLERPALGASLAVAGATLSLIPALEIITAAMARRYPPDPSYLSFVEQLRPDSWSAWVGVVLALAVAVPFAEELIFRGVLQRLLLRHGHPVVAVLLVAVLFGAVHPLYSIPGVTLLGVFFGVLALLLGNLTYPIIAHAVWNLANMVVLKQSTGELDQLLDSPFTHASLLWFVLSAALFAFFSRLWLHARV is encoded by the coding sequence ATGCTGCATCCCGACCGGCTTGGCGCCCGTCTGCGCCCGTGGGCCATCGTGCTGGTGGTCGCGCTCTGCTTCATCCTCTACGAGCTGATCCAGGTGCCCTTCTACAACCGGGGACCGTGGTGGATCGCCGTGGGGATCGGGCTGAGCGCGGGGCTGGGCGTCTTCGTGCCGCTCTTCACGCTGACGCGAAGTCTGGGCATCCCCTTCCGCGCGCAGTTCCAGCTCGAGCGGCCGGCGCTGGGGGCGTCGCTGGCGGTGGCCGGCGCCACGCTGAGCCTGATCCCCGCGCTGGAGATCATCACGGCGGCCATGGCGCGGCGCTACCCGCCCGATCCCAGCTACCTGAGCTTCGTCGAGCAGCTTCGCCCCGACAGCTGGTCGGCCTGGGTGGGAGTGGTGCTGGCGCTGGCGGTGGCCGTGCCCTTCGCCGAGGAACTGATCTTCCGCGGCGTGCTGCAGCGATTGCTGCTCAGGCACGGTCACCCGGTGGTGGCCGTGCTGCTGGTGGCCGTGCTCTTCGGCGCGGTGCACCCGCTCTACTCGATTCCGGGGGTCACGCTGCTGGGCGTGTTCTTCGGCGTGCTCGCCCTGCTGCTGGGCAACCTGACCTACCCGATCATCGCCCACGCCGTGTGGAACCTGGCCAACATGGTGGTGCTCAAGCAGAGCACGGGCGAGCTGGATCAGCTGCTCGACTCGCCCTTCACCCACGCCTCGCTGCTCTGGTTCGTACTCAGCGCCGCGCTCTTCGCCTTCTTCAGCCGCCTCTGGCTGCACGCGCGGGTCTGA
- a CDS encoding prohibitin family protein, with protein MAVIVFAVLVIAGIVLLFNAPMQRDTGRRPGRIAGVVLALVGLGGVLSQSIVSVPAGYVGLKDFFGKISDATLAPGIHVVNPLLVIRNMDVRTQEITETANVPSKEGMNVSLDISVLYSLHSEQAADIYRTIGRDYSKIFVIPTLRSEVRGATTAYEAKALYTSQRQAIAQTIYDNLKPIFADRGITLEQVLLRSVTLPNQLAQAIEDKLKAEQEAERMRFVLDRERQEAERKKIEAQGIADFQTIVSEGINQNLLRWKGIEATQKLAESANAKVVIVGGQDGLPLILNTKD; from the coding sequence ATGGCCGTCATCGTGTTCGCCGTGCTCGTGATCGCGGGCATCGTTCTGCTCTTCAACGCGCCCATGCAGCGCGACACGGGCCGCCGGCCCGGCCGCATCGCGGGCGTGGTGCTCGCGTTGGTGGGCCTGGGCGGCGTGCTGTCGCAGAGCATCGTCTCGGTGCCGGCCGGCTACGTGGGCCTCAAGGACTTCTTCGGCAAGATCAGCGACGCGACCCTCGCCCCGGGCATCCACGTGGTGAACCCGCTGCTGGTCATCCGCAACATGGACGTGCGCACCCAGGAGATCACCGAGACGGCCAACGTGCCCAGCAAGGAGGGCATGAACGTCAGCCTGGACATCTCGGTGCTCTACAGCCTGCACAGCGAGCAGGCCGCCGACATCTACCGCACGATCGGCCGGGACTACTCGAAGATCTTCGTGATCCCCACGCTGCGCTCGGAGGTGCGCGGCGCCACCACGGCCTACGAGGCCAAGGCGCTCTACACGAGCCAGCGGCAGGCCATCGCGCAGACGATCTACGACAACCTCAAGCCGATCTTCGCCGACCGCGGCATCACGCTCGAGCAGGTGCTGCTGCGCAGCGTGACGCTGCCCAACCAGCTCGCCCAGGCGATCGAGGACAAGCTCAAGGCCGAGCAGGAGGCCGAGCGGATGCGCTTCGTGCTCGACCGGGAACGCCAGGAGGCCGAGCGCAAGAAGATCGAGGCCCAGGGCATCGCGGACTTCCAGACCATCGTGAGCGAGGGCATCAACCAGAATCTGCTGCGCTGGAAGGGCATCGAGGCCACGCAGAAGCTGGCGGAGAGCGCGAACGCCAAGGTCGTGATCGTGGGGGGCCAGGACGGCCTGCCGCTGATCCTCAACACCAAGGACTAG
- a CDS encoding NAD(P)H-hydrate dehydratase, translating into MRLVSSAQMREIDRVTIEGGLVPADVLMARAGEGVFRLLMDWEGWGGSVAGRRVLVACGKGNNGGDGFVVARHLMQAGAKVSVFVLAGDLNLSSAAKQALHQLIPLHPDLRKFSDAGAMDAFRAELARCELVVDALFGTGLNAPLRDSAVDVVRALNGSGAPIVSIDVPSGLSGDLDQPAGDCVRATVTATIGLPKIGLYYYPGRASAGDVRVVDIGFPASVIEAQGGCRRLVDRAAAARVLPARDPRSHKYRRGSVLLVAGSRHYAGAALLAAGGALRGGAGMVYVAVPASLAPLVQTRWPSAITLSLPEDEEGRLDGRALAPLQEAAARVQAVALGPGLDRAPATQAMLRDWLERLDRPAVVDADALAPFAGDYARLGEQPAMRVLTPHSGELAMLLGTSAAELDAHREEQLLGARHDRVVLLHKGAPTEIAEPSGLLYTVAGGHPAMARGGTGDVLTGLLGAVLAQDPERPGEMARLAAWLHAEAGRLAAAEWGRGLSSEDLIAALGPAWRELAAAATGPSPR; encoded by the coding sequence ATGAGGCTCGTCAGCAGCGCGCAGATGCGCGAGATCGACCGCGTCACCATCGAGGGCGGTCTCGTGCCCGCGGACGTGCTGATGGCGCGCGCGGGCGAGGGCGTCTTCCGCCTGCTCATGGACTGGGAGGGCTGGGGCGGCAGCGTCGCCGGCCGGCGCGTGCTCGTCGCCTGCGGGAAGGGCAACAACGGCGGCGACGGCTTCGTGGTCGCGCGGCACCTCATGCAGGCCGGCGCCAAGGTGAGCGTCTTCGTGCTCGCCGGCGACCTGAACCTGTCGAGCGCGGCCAAGCAGGCGCTGCACCAGCTCATTCCGCTGCACCCGGATCTGCGCAAGTTCTCCGATGCGGGCGCCATGGACGCCTTCCGCGCCGAGCTGGCCCGCTGCGAACTGGTGGTGGACGCCCTCTTCGGCACCGGCCTCAACGCGCCGCTTCGCGATTCCGCCGTCGACGTGGTGCGCGCGCTCAACGGCAGCGGCGCGCCGATCGTCAGCATCGACGTCCCCAGCGGGCTCTCCGGCGATCTCGATCAGCCCGCCGGCGACTGCGTGCGCGCCACGGTGACGGCCACGATCGGCCTGCCCAAGATCGGCCTGTACTACTACCCCGGCCGCGCGTCCGCCGGCGACGTGCGGGTGGTGGACATCGGTTTCCCCGCGTCGGTGATCGAGGCGCAGGGCGGCTGTCGTCGCCTCGTGGACCGCGCCGCGGCGGCCCGCGTGCTGCCCGCGCGCGATCCGCGCAGCCACAAGTACCGCCGCGGCTCCGTGCTGCTCGTGGCCGGCAGCCGGCACTACGCGGGGGCCGCCCTGCTCGCGGCGGGCGGCGCGCTGCGCGGTGGCGCGGGGATGGTCTACGTGGCCGTGCCGGCCTCGCTCGCGCCGCTGGTGCAGACGCGCTGGCCGTCGGCCATCACGCTGAGTCTGCCCGAGGACGAGGAGGGCCGCCTCGACGGCCGCGCCCTCGCGCCGCTGCAGGAAGCCGCCGCGCGCGTGCAGGCCGTGGCCCTTGGCCCCGGGCTCGACCGCGCGCCCGCCACCCAGGCGATGCTGCGCGACTGGCTGGAGCGTCTGGATCGGCCGGCCGTGGTGGACGCCGACGCGCTCGCGCCCTTTGCCGGCGACTACGCCCGTCTGGGCGAGCAGCCCGCGATGCGCGTCCTCACACCGCACTCCGGCGAGCTGGCCATGCTGCTGGGCACCAGCGCCGCCGAACTCGACGCCCACCGCGAGGAGCAGCTCCTCGGCGCGCGGCACGACCGCGTCGTCCTGCTGCACAAGGGGGCGCCCACGGAGATCGCCGAGCCCTCGGGCCTGCTCTACACCGTGGCGGGCGGCCATCCCGCGATGGCGCGGGGGGGCACGGGGGACGTCCTCACCGGCCTGCTGGGCGCGGTGCTCGCGCAGGATCCCGAGCGGCCGGGCGAGATGGCGCGGCTGGCCGCCTGGCTGCACGCCGAGGCGGGACGTCTGGCGGCGGCCGAGTGGGGGCGTGGGCTCAGCTCCGAGGACCTCATCGCGGCGCTGGGTCCGGCGTGGCGGGAGCTGGCGGCGGCGGCCACGGGTCCGTCGCCACGCTGA